Proteins found in one Mucilaginibacter gracilis genomic segment:
- the nagB gene encoding glucosamine-6-phosphate deaminase: MSRLNLLEETRFEKLPVKVFANQIEASQRVARRIADIIIKKQENSENAVLGLATGVTPINVYKELIRLHREEGLSFKNVVTFNLDEYFPMKPDAVQSYVTFMNENLFNHVDINKSNIHIPDGNLKQEFVQAFCYEYEQKINHFGGLDVQLLGIGRTGHIGFNEPGSAPNSGTRLVTLDDLTRRDASRDFGGKENVPNKAVTMGIGTIFKAKEIILMAWSEKKAAIIKKAVEGEISSDVPATYLQLSDRVEFILDTGSASELTRFNTPWLVKDCRWDEVLIKKAVVWLAQTLNKPILKLTEEDYNTHGMAQLATQQGPVYDININIFNGIQHTITGWPGGKPNADDSQRPERAEPAKKRSIVFSPHPDDDVISMGGTFIRLADQGHEVHVAYQTSGNTAVWDDDALRYVEFSIDLAKSEGRETSEQELFYKQMRSFFEAKLPNQADTQPIQTIKGLIRKGEAIAGARFAGLPDGNIHFQNLPFYDRLKAQKTVSYEDDIIQTMELLNSVKPQQVFAAGDFADPHGTHKVCFDIILQALTRLKTTESWVKDCWLWLYRGAWHEFEIHEIEMAVPLSPQEVERKRLAIFKHQSQKDIPVFPGDDAREFWVRAEQRTSETAKAYDGLGLANYEAIEAFKRWEF; this comes from the coding sequence ATGTCACGATTAAATTTACTCGAAGAAACACGCTTTGAAAAATTACCGGTAAAGGTATTTGCGAACCAGATTGAAGCAAGCCAACGTGTTGCCCGCCGGATTGCGGACATCATCATAAAAAAACAAGAGAATAGCGAAAACGCTGTTCTGGGTTTGGCTACCGGCGTTACGCCGATCAACGTTTATAAAGAGCTGATCCGCTTACATCGCGAAGAAGGCTTAAGTTTTAAAAACGTAGTTACTTTTAACCTGGATGAGTACTTCCCGATGAAACCTGATGCGGTTCAGAGCTATGTCACTTTCATGAATGAGAATTTATTTAACCACGTGGATATCAACAAAAGCAATATCCATATACCCGACGGTAATCTCAAACAGGAATTCGTCCAGGCCTTTTGTTATGAATATGAGCAAAAAATAAATCATTTTGGTGGTCTTGATGTGCAGTTATTAGGTATAGGGCGTACCGGGCACATCGGCTTTAACGAACCCGGGTCTGCGCCAAATTCGGGCACCCGGCTGGTCACGCTCGATGACCTGACCAGAAGAGACGCCTCCCGAGATTTTGGAGGTAAGGAAAACGTTCCTAACAAAGCTGTCACTATGGGTATTGGTACCATCTTCAAAGCAAAAGAAATCATCCTGATGGCCTGGAGCGAAAAAAAAGCGGCCATCATAAAAAAAGCGGTAGAAGGCGAAATTTCATCGGATGTACCTGCGACCTATTTGCAGTTATCCGATCGCGTGGAGTTTATTTTAGATACCGGCTCAGCTTCCGAACTCACCCGTTTCAATACCCCCTGGCTTGTAAAAGATTGCCGGTGGGACGAAGTTTTGATCAAAAAAGCAGTGGTTTGGCTGGCGCAAACCTTGAATAAGCCTATCCTGAAACTAACCGAAGAAGATTACAATACGCATGGCATGGCGCAATTGGCTACCCAGCAGGGCCCTGTTTATGATATTAATATTAACATATTCAATGGAATACAGCATACCATAACCGGCTGGCCGGGTGGTAAACCCAATGCCGATGACAGCCAGCGCCCCGAACGTGCCGAACCTGCAAAAAAACGTTCTATTGTGTTTTCGCCGCACCCTGATGACGATGTGATATCAATGGGAGGGACCTTCATCCGTTTAGCCGACCAGGGACACGAGGTGCATGTAGCCTATCAAACATCGGGTAATACCGCAGTTTGGGATGATGATGCGTTGCGCTATGTTGAGTTTTCGATCGATCTGGCGAAAAGCGAGGGCCGTGAGACCTCCGAACAGGAATTATTTTATAAGCAAATGCGTTCGTTCTTCGAAGCAAAACTACCTAACCAGGCCGATACCCAACCGATTCAAACCATTAAGGGCTTGATTCGTAAAGGAGAGGCAATAGCGGGTGCGCGTTTCGCAGGTTTACCCGATGGTAATATTCATTTTCAGAACCTGCCTTTTTACGATAGGTTAAAAGCGCAGAAAACGGTAAGCTACGAGGATGACATCATCCAAACAATGGAATTACTGAATTCAGTTAAACCACAGCAGGTATTTGCCGCAGGCGATTTTGCTGATCCGCATGGCACACATAAAGTTTGCTTTGACATTATACTGCAGGCATTAACCCGTTTAAAAACTACCGAAAGCTGGGTAAAAGATTGCTGGCTGTGGCTGTACAGAGGTGCCTGGCACGAGTTTGAGATACACGAAATAGAAATGGCCGTACCGTTATCACCGCAAGAGGTTGAACGTAAGCGATTAGCGATATTTAAACACCAGTCGCAAAAAGATATACCGGTATTCCCGGGTGACGACGCACGCGAGTTTTGGGTACGTGCCGAACAGCGCACCAGTGAAACCGCCAAAGCTTACGATGGCCTTGGCTTGGCCAATTACGAAGCTATTGAAGCTTTTAAACGGTGGGAATTTTAA
- a CDS encoding beta-N-acetylhexosaminidase — protein MKKLLLILFVFVECYAFGQDCPIIPLPNHIQAVVGNFKVSNAVAILYNVQQLQAQANYLQQQLLKYSGLTLSVQQQATGPAISLNIDAKFNLTKAEAYILEVKPTGIKITAATNQGVFYGISSLMQLIRVGDVKESTPTISCWTITDQPRYAWRGLLLDESRHFWGKQTVKQLLDWMAFYKLNKLHWHLTDEPGWRMQIKAYPLLTLTGGIGNYTDKFAPAQYYTQEDIKEVIAYANERFIDVIPEVDMPGHASAANRAYPAFSGGGSAKNPDFTFNPGNDSTYSYLSNILKETDALFPSQMIHLGGDEVNFGNEKWKTDANVKQLMQEKKLPNLLAVEHYFTMRMADTIFKLNNKVLLWDEAADCDLPADKTIIFWWRHDKPAQLKKALDKGYPVVLCPRLPFYFDFVQDTTQRFGRRWQGAYIPLDKLYSFNTSTLPITAAQQKQVLGVQAALWTENILTEAKLQYMLFPRITALAEVAWGFDEQKDLAKFKDRVKEQFKLYQKDKIYYYDPYDPLRTPEPLTAEQQTNNH, from the coding sequence ATGAAAAAGCTTTTATTGATTCTGTTTGTATTTGTTGAGTGTTATGCATTTGGCCAGGACTGCCCTATTATTCCACTGCCAAATCATATCCAGGCTGTGGTGGGTAATTTTAAGGTAAGCAATGCTGTGGCCATACTTTACAATGTGCAGCAATTGCAGGCACAGGCTAATTATCTGCAGCAGCAATTGCTTAAATACAGCGGGCTTACCTTGAGTGTGCAGCAGCAAGCTACGGGCCCGGCTATTAGCCTCAATATTGATGCGAAATTCAATTTAACCAAAGCCGAAGCCTACATACTTGAGGTTAAGCCAACGGGTATAAAAATTACCGCTGCAACTAACCAGGGGGTATTTTACGGCATCAGTTCGTTAATGCAACTAATACGGGTTGGCGATGTAAAGGAGAGTACCCCAACCATTAGTTGCTGGACTATTACCGACCAGCCACGTTACGCCTGGCGGGGGTTGTTATTAGATGAGTCGCGGCACTTTTGGGGCAAGCAAACCGTAAAGCAACTGCTCGACTGGATGGCTTTTTACAAGCTGAACAAACTACACTGGCACCTTACCGACGAGCCTGGCTGGCGAATGCAGATCAAGGCTTATCCTTTATTGACGCTTACGGGCGGCATAGGCAATTATACCGATAAATTTGCCCCGGCACAATATTATACCCAAGAAGATATTAAAGAGGTTATAGCCTACGCCAACGAACGCTTTATTGATGTAATACCCGAGGTTGATATGCCCGGCCATGCCAGCGCGGCAAACCGTGCTTACCCGGCGTTTAGCGGGGGAGGTTCGGCTAAAAACCCCGACTTTACCTTTAATCCCGGTAACGATTCAACCTACAGTTACCTGAGCAATATACTGAAGGAAACCGATGCTTTGTTCCCCTCTCAAATGATTCATTTGGGTGGCGACGAAGTGAACTTCGGCAACGAAAAATGGAAAACCGACGCCAACGTTAAACAGCTAATGCAAGAAAAAAAATTGCCAAACCTGTTAGCCGTTGAGCATTATTTTACCATGCGCATGGCCGATACCATTTTTAAACTGAACAATAAAGTATTGCTTTGGGACGAAGCCGCAGACTGCGACCTCCCTGCCGATAAAACGATTATTTTTTGGTGGAGGCATGATAAACCCGCACAATTAAAAAAGGCTTTGGATAAAGGATACCCGGTGGTTTTATGCCCGCGCCTGCCATTTTACTTTGATTTTGTGCAGGATACCACCCAACGCTTTGGCCGCAGATGGCAAGGCGCTTATATACCCTTAGATAAGCTTTACAGCTTTAATACCAGCACCCTGCCCATTACAGCCGCGCAACAGAAACAGGTATTGGGCGTACAGGCAGCTTTATGGACGGAGAATATTTTAACCGAAGCCAAGTTACAATACATGCTTTTCCCGCGAATTACCGCGCTGGCCGAAGTTGCCTGGGGCTTTGATGAACAAAAGGACCTTGCCAAATTCAAAGATCGTGTAAAAGAGCAATTCAAACTTTATCAAAAGGATAAGATCTATTATTACGATCCTTATGATCCGCTCAGAACCCCCGAACCCTTAACGGCAGAACAACAAACTAATAATCACTGA